Proteins from one Juglans microcarpa x Juglans regia isolate MS1-56 chromosome 6S, Jm3101_v1.0, whole genome shotgun sequence genomic window:
- the LOC121237204 gene encoding deSI-like protein At4g17486 gives MRLFPLGESSSSGMENELSDRVKKNQASLFLNVYDLTPANDYLYWFGVGIFHSGIEVHGLEYGFGAHEYSSSGVFEVEPRSCPGFIFRRSVLLGTTDMSRSEFRSFMEQLSAKYHGDTYHLIAKNCNHFTDEVCNRLTGKPIPGWVNRLARLGSFCNCLLPENIQVTAVRHLPDHPTHSDDDGSESAASFASAETEDEEPNHHLLATTNGDVAFLKEKPVRLARELM, from the exons ATGCGGTTATTTCCGTTGGGCGAGAGCTCGAGCTCAGGCATGGAAAACGAGCTGAGCGATAGAGTAAAGAAAAATCAGGCTTCGTTGTTTCTCAATGTCTACGACCTCACACCCGCAAACGATTACCTATACTGGTTCGGCGTCGGCATTTTCCATTCGGGTATTGAAG TGCATGGTTTGGAGTATGGCTTTGGAGCACATGAGTACTCTTCCAGTGGGGTGTTTGAGGTGGAACCAAGAAGTTGCCCTGGCTTCATCTTCAGACGGTCAGTATTGTTAGGTACCACTGATATGTCTCGTTCAGAATTTCGGTCCTTCATGGAGCAGCTTTCTGCAAAGTATCATGGGGACACCTACCATTTGATTGCCAAAAATTGCAACCACTTCACGGATGAAGTTTGTAACCGACTAACTGGAAAGCCCATACCAGGATGGGTAAACCGGCTTGCCCGACTAG GTTCTTTCTGCAATTGTCTTCTGCCAGAAAACATTCAGGTTACAGCAGTGAGACATCTGCCTGATCATCCAACACATTCTG ATGATGACGGGTCAGAATCTGCTGCATCATTTGCATCAGCAGAGACTGAAGATGAGGAACCGAATCATCATCTGCTGGCCACAACAAATGGTGATGTGGCTTTTCTAAAGGAAAAACCAGTGAGGTTAGCAAGGGAGCTCATGTGA
- the LOC121237203 gene encoding LOW QUALITY PROTEIN: nudix hydrolase 8-like (The sequence of the model RefSeq protein was modified relative to this genomic sequence to represent the inferred CDS: inserted 1 base in 1 codon), producing MEMKLCESKSESVSEIVHIGRTYSSPFLNFRQILGVKYKPRFCACRGIYFKASCSSTSHNTYPQKKACGSVGQEKLSTEPFSYQINGTSAAKSILYSREKRVLDAFDDEYGGVVVDPERLPANPNSFASILHASLSHWKKMGKKGIWLKLPVDRSELVPYAIKEGFQYHHAERGYVMLTYWIPEGPCMLPANASHQVGVGGFVINDRNEVLVVQEKYCSPACVGLWKIPTGFILESEEIFTGAVREVKEETGIDTEFVEVIAFRHAHNVAFEKSDLFFICMLRPLSTQIVIDDLEIQAAKWLPXVEFVQQPLIQEDRMFKKVIDICMARLGKRYCGLSAHQVVSKFDGMSSSLYYNVIENEDLNCLSS from the exons ATGGAGATGAAATTGTGTGAATCGAAATCTGAGTCTGTGTCTGAGATAGTCCATATAGGAAGAACATACTCGAGCCCCTTTTTGAATTTCAGACAAATACTTGGTGTTAAGTACAAGCCACGGTTCTGTGCTTGCAGAG GAATATATTTCAAGGCTTCTTGTTCAAGTACTTCGCATAATACTTATCCGCAAAAAAAGGCTTGTGGTTCAGTTGGCCAAGAAAAACTTTCAACAGAACCATTTTCATATCAGATCAATGGAACAAGTGCGGCAAAGTCCATACTGTATTCTAGAGAAAAGAGAGTACTTGATGCGTTTGATGATGAGTATGGGGGAGTGGTTGTTGATCCAGAAAGATTACCAGCTAACCCAAATTCCTTTGCTTCTATCCTTCATGCCTCCCTTTCTCATTGGAAAAAGATG GGAAAGAAGGGAATTTGGCTTAAGTTGCCAGTGGATCGCTCTGAGCTTGTTCCCTATGCAATAAAG GAAGGCTTCCAATACCATCATGCAGAGCGAGGATATGTGATGTTAACATACTGGATACCTGAAGGACCTTGCATGCTTCCTGCTAATGCCTCACATCAAGTAGGGGTTGGGGGATTCGTCATTAATGACAGAAATGAG GTTCTTGTAGTGCAAGAGAAGTACTGTTCTCCAGCCTGCGTTGGTCTCTGGAAAATACCCACTGGTTTTATCCTTGAG TCAGAGGAGATTTTTACAGGTGCTGTAAGAGAAGTCAAGGAGGAAACAGG GATTGATACTGAATTTGTCGAAGTTATAGCATTCAG GCATGCACACAATGTAGCTTTTGAAAAGTCAGATTTGTTCTTCATCTGCATGCTAAGACCCCTCTCAACTCAAATCGTAATCGACGATCTTGAAATTCAAGCAGCTAAG TGGCTGC TGGTCGAGTTTGTGCAGCAACCACTTATACAAGAAGACCGCATGTTCAAGAAAGTTATCGACATTTGCATGGCCCGGCTAGGGAAGCGTTATTGTGGCTTATCTGCTCATCAAGTGGTCTCCAAATTCGATGGCATGTCATCTTCCCTTTACTACAACGTTATCGAAAACGAAGATTTAAACTGTCTGAGCAGTTGA